The sequence aaatatgattattGTCACcatagcaaaaaaaaaatagagcaTAGTCCAGAAAATAGATATGATTCTTCAGCAATTACCAAAAAAAAGGATGCTTCTTCATCTTGACTTATAGGAGGACTATAGCCTATATCTATTGATGCCCAACGATACATTAAATTCAAAGTTTTAGCCGATCAAATGAAAATAACGAACAAGAGCCGAATTTTGGGCTATGAAGAGCTACAACCTAACAGAAAGACATCAACAGGTATTGGCTACCTTGTAAGAGCTAGAGACTACAGAAGGAATCGGGGTCTTAATGGGCAGACAATCCAACTAAAACATGGTATTGGTAAAACAAATTATAGGATTATATACCAACTTATGTCTCGTAGAAGAGTTTCTCTTTCTTCAAAAGAACGGCGCCAATGAATATGGTCATATTCGTTCATTTCCTCATTTCGCCTCAGCGTAGTGATTTTGTACGTCTCTCCCCTTTTTTCAGCTTCTTTCCTTTGTTTGTTATGGAGCTGAAATAAAGCATAAACAAATATCAGGCTACAAGGCACTATTTTCCTAACTTGAAAACTTTTAGAAGGCACTAATGATATTAATAGTCATTTTAGATTTGATTGACAGAGAATGTATGAAAACTTCTAAAAGACGCATGCCAAGAGTCCCCATGAACAAAAGTTTCATTTTTTACGAAGTACAAAAGATGACTCCTAAATTACATTTAGGAAGCAGAGCACTGAAATGAACAAATGTTCCAGGCTTGGCCCATAAAGTAATTAGCAATTCTATCTAAACATTTGCCCAAGTTGATTTGATTACATGACAAATAAGTCGTATAACTATGCAGAATCTGATTCATCCATCTAGATCACTTAAGAGGACAGAAAAGAGAAGTAAATAAAACAGAAAGCTCCTCTATTAAGAATATCAACATGAAACAGACTGCATACCTGACGTTCGGCAAGCGCAGCTTCCAAATCAAGTTCTTTTACACTTATTCTCTGTCATAATTAGGAGCAATGTCAAATAATCATTGTACAGAACAACTATAAACATACAAGGAAAAAAACATTACCACGGTCATTCTGGGGATGAGGGATTTCTTGTGATAAGCTTTGCCATATTCAACACGATTCTCTTCCGTGATTTCTTCCTCATCGGTCAAGTCTGATAACTTTTTGCCTTTGTATTTATCAGGATTGATCGCCATGTCTTCCAAAATCATTTGTTCAGCATTATGTATTTGCCATAGCTGCACAATATGGGAAACTCTATAAGTATGGtgatttttttgaataattAAATTACAGAGCAGAATCAGAAGTTCTAGGAGGTTTTTCTGCCGATGTACTTGATAGAAATTCTTGGAATACAGTCACCTCAAACATTGTAACTCTTTACTGAAATATCTTAAACTTAAATGATAGCAACATTcccaatcaaataattaaaatcattctCCATCAGTTTTACTCTTTTAGATAATCATTGCCGAGGATAAAAATGTAATATTGAAAAGAAATTGATGATGTCTCTGTCGGTCTACTAGTACAATGAGTGTGAATACAAATTATCCTTATATAAAAGGATTGTTATAACTACTAAAGCTCGGAGCTGCGTTTCTCTGGTTAGATCAAACTCCTGAGTTGATACAATTTATCCTTGAAATCATAACCAGTGGCTGAGGGCAAGAACATATACATCTTGCAAAAAAATTGATTAGACAAAATTTTCACAGTTAATTAAATGTCTAGAAAGGATACCTTATCAACATATGGATGATTTGATAACAGAGGTTCCTCCTCCACTTTGATTCCGGGATCTTTTCTAGGAATAGGAGCTCGTCCACAATCCCGCTGGATACAAGGAGAATTTATAAGCATAAAGTCGAAAACACGCAAACCAAAACGTTTTTACAGAGTCAATAGTAACATCTTTTGGGCATAACAAATCTAACAGAACATAGAAATTTAGTGGAGGAAACTCTCTACAGTTTTCATCTTACAAAATAATTCCTAGCGCAGTTCATCCTTAAAAGTTAAAATCGGATCTCCACGATGTTAATATGTTAAATTAGTATACACCAATTTGTAACCACATTAACCACAACTAATGGATAAAATACACATACTGTATTTGTCTAGACTCATCAAAAGTGAATGTTTATATTCTAATTTGtggagaaaaaatatatatctatatttgGAGTTTCAAATTTACATTATGGAATATTTTCCCATTACAgaaacagaaaaaaaataagTGTGCAAACTGCAAAATATATCCAACTTTCTAAATTACCACCATTCACAGGCTTTGCAGCTTCAAGGTGAAATGGAGGTTATTTTTGATGATGTATGTTTGGGTTTCCAAGGGAAGTTTAATAGGATACTGATACTTCCTTCAGTAAGTAGGAAGATGTATGATCTCGGTAAAAGCAAAACTGAAAGTACAACATTTTGTGGAAAATAATAACTTACTCGTAACTCATCTGGATTAGTATCCTCGTCACGATGAAATATTGGAGGTAACTCAAATCGATTGAAGCTGAAACATCATAGGAACAAAATTCATCATGCATGAATAGTATTAGCAAGCACAAAAATTGCAAGGAATGACATTTTTCATGAGCATTGGAGCTATACTAGAAGACCtaatatcccaagaactgagTAATTTAGAAGCATAGGCTGACATACATAAGGTGATCTATATTTGGATACACAAAGCGCAGCTCTATAGGAAACCGATAGCGGTAAGGATCTCGTTTTGCCTGCAAGGAGGATTTTATACATTAGATCAAATatacatgcataattagggaatgcTGGCAGTCCAGAAAAAACACGAGCAATCTAAAAGGCATAGACATTGTTCTACTGGatgatgatttgattatttGTGCCTATTTCCAATAAAGCTCATCCCTAAACTAGTGTGCATTCATTTCCTGGATAACATAAAGTTAAAATCATTATCAAATACTGCATGATTATGTTTTTAACATGTACaacttcaataaaaaaaatcattggaaTCTGCTATGAAAATAGATTGTGAAGATTCAAAAGCAAATCAAGAATCTTCCTTTGATGCCTCCAGAACCTTCTTCTACATCTCCACATGATATTGATCGTTTTGGCAGTTCATAAGTTCTCCATTGTCATATGACCAATCTTCAAAGATGTATCGCATCTTACAAGTAATATCCCACTCCCTACATTGCAGTTTTAACTATAATTTTTCCCAAACTATTTCATTTATTACCAACTTGTTTCACCACAATCCCTTTCTTAGTTTCATAAAGGCAAAACAAAATCCCCTTTCTTGAGTACCATCAATATTTAAAGAGTGAAATCAGAAGGCCAAAATATGGCCAAACTTacacaacacataaaaacacatcaCGACCACACACTCACCAATACTTCAACAATGACATTCATACCAACTTTGATGTGATGGCGGATCCAATACCAGTCATTTCGTTTTATAGGAACCCACCTGGCATGCATTATAACACATCATTGTCATATCAtacaaaaaaaacatttttaattttaatataatctcTGGAAGTTTTTAcaagaaaatttttaatatgTATGCATGCATCGCGTGTCAACAGCACTAGTGGTCACATATATGAGACATTTTCAAAATGGTAAAAGAAAACCACATGTAAATTCAATGTAAAACAGAGTATTTGTTTATATCTTTAAAATggttccaaaaataaataaaatcaaaacagaGTATTGGTCAAAACTGGTTCAAATTTCaagaatcaaaataaaaaggGCACAAGAGATAGTTTATACCCATCATGAACGCCACCTATGTCGACAAATGCTCCTTGATAGAGATGTAATGCAGTTACTTTACCTGCACATATCTAGAAAGAAATCTACATAGGCAACACGCAATTCTAAGACAACGAAAAAATATATAGCTTTTAATCAAGTTATATCTCAAACTATTGATGTAAATCTTCAATGAGCAAGATAAAAAACAAGCGAGTAGTGAACATTATTATAACAAATGAAAGTGCAGGATAACTGTCCAAATATTTACAATTGTTTAATTTAGAGTGCCAAATGTAGCCAGAGCTAACATAACATGACCTTAGAAACAATTGAATAAATAAAGTTTGCTAGTTCACACATACAAAACCAAGAAAAGGAGCATAGAGGGCCTCATAATTCATGTGCAACTATAAAGACTAGGCAAGAAAATGTTTAAATTAATGTTCATCAAGGATAACAAAGCAAATATTAAGATAAGGTACAGGTACGGGATTAAAAGTTCAAAAGAGATTTTGGCCACCAGCCATAAGGAACACCTTTGACATCGGTAAAGCAATAAGTCACTTATGTATTTCATGATATAGAGAGGTGAAAGGTCTGAAAATATGCGCACATCAAACTGGAATGACAAGCAAATCAATGAACATGGAAACATGAGACAGTTCATGATTTATACATAATACAACAAAAGAAAAGATTGGAAAACTGAAGAATAACATCGTTTATCACTTACTTGTCCTGCGTAATAGAATGGAAGCTCATACTGCAGGGCGGAAACAAATCAGAGGAAAAGGAAGTGTCAGCTCATCTAATAATCATGCAAATTTATTTCaagaaaatttaatttcttaacCCATATATCCCAGGGAGGTCCatattaaaagaaaataaatgagAAAGCAAAGAAGCAACTTACCATTTCCTCTTTGTAATCCTTTCCCCGCTTCCTCCTACCAGGATAATAATCTTGATCATGCTGCATCAAAATCCTCTGAGTATCATATATTATAAGGTAGAATGCTATAATACAGCCACAAATTTTCCAACTTGGTGATTACTACTATCTGACCATTAACCCAATTCTATCTACCATCAACAACGAACTTTTATCAGACCACTGATTGAATGAGAAGAAATTCATATGCAACTGAacattttggaaaattttttaaGGAAAACATTCAATATCACAAGTACCTTAATAACCGAATAGATGTTAACTTAGCCACATCAAAAATTAAATGGATGTTAAAGTAAATCTATAAAGAAGCCTACAATCAGAGAAGAGCTATCAAATATAACAGTAAACCATACTAATGTATACTCtgatactgaaaaaaaaaatgaaaaattgacaggaagcagtaagacaagtaatCATATGTTGACAATTCCGAGTTCAAAAAGTAACCTTGTAAGATTCCTCCTCCAACCGATCCCTGTTAGCCTCCACCCACTCATTATATTGCTTCAAGAATACATTGTACCTCTCCAAGCACATGCCCCCCTCCTCCTTCTCCACCATATCCTCCAACTTCTCATGATCCACTCTGACCGCCGAGTAAAACTTATGCGCCCCACGAATGAACTCCAACTCCTTCTTATTCACCTTCCACCCTCTCGGTGGCCAATCCCTGGGAGGCACATGGGCTAACACCAATGGCCCAGCCCACAATGTCTCCAAAGGCTCCGGAATTTCCCCCTTGATTTCAAACTGCTTCGCATAATACTCATCCACCGTAAGTCCCATTTCGGCGATTTTCTCCCTCCGATACTTCGGGCTCAGCATTCTGAATGCCTCGATTGCTTCAGGAGCCTTGAGTGGCACTTCTTCCCCTTCATTCAGAGACTGCCTAGCAAAATCAGCTTCCGGGGTGAGGATTTCTTCCCACGGAGCCCATCCCCTTTCAACCCAGTTCCTTCTTCGAGCTTCCTCTTCGGACTCTTTCTCCTTGGGGCCATAAGCTGCGAGAAAAGCATCATCATCACCGACTGGGTACTCGTCGGACGAGTAGGCGCGGACGAGAAACGGCGGAGGAAAGTGGGTTCGGAAGGATTTTCCGGGGCGGAGGAATTTATCGAAGATTTTGGGTTTGAGGAGAGATTTTGAAGGGAGTGGAGTGAAGATGGTGAAGAAGGCTGGATTTTGAAGAGCTTGCATTTCGGGGTTTTGCATACAAACTTTGAACTCGGGTTTATGTGTAGAAGTGGATAAGGTTAGTTTAGTCAGTTAAACATGGTTACAAACTTACAAGTAATttgtaaataaattttatgaataaaatcaattaaattgttgaattttttttcaagtTGAGAACATTTTGGGTACAATTAGTTTTACTTCGTCTTGAGTTTTAACAATTTGGTGCCGTATGGATTACAAGTGAACGAGGCATTTAGGTGGTTgcgttttgaattttaaatttttatttcaattggATTTAATTTTCGTTCACTTCCCAATTCTAAAtcatttttatttgttattttaattttctaaagTGAGGATGAAGAATTAAAAATAGATGCTAATAGgaaaaaatattgtatattgttgatttttattttttattctttttggaAGAATTGTAATTTGTTGATTGTCGATTCCACATTTTTCTCTTCTCATATTATACTTCGATTTCCATCTATTTATTTGTAGTAATTGTAATTAAGATGGATCCATGCAATCTGGAAAAAAATCTACtgacaaatcaatttttttatatttcaataaaCATTTTTCGATTGCTATACATTGTTCCTTGgtgcaaatattttttttaaaatgtatgtTCGAACTTTATCTTTTCATCTATAGATTATGTGATAATGTAATATAAATTTACcatctcaaaaaaaaaacatatataacaTGCATTCATCGCACCTCATTTTAATGAGGGaaaataaatacatgaaaaTAACATATTAGCTTGAACGATATGCTGATCAGACGGGTAAAAACACCGGTTGGCTCTCGACAAATAGTAGaatgataaattaaaaatttgagCAAATTATCATGGCATCACATGGATCAGCAAGGGATGGATTTGAAATTCCACCAAATATAAAATTCGTCATATCAATTATCAAATCATCAATAACTTCAAATCATTTCATCAAAGTGCAATCCAAATTACTTGTATGATAATGAAAGTGATTGACTGCATATCAAGTCATACAATTTCATTAATAGTTGTGACGAATTTCTAGTAAAAATCAAGATGGATGTCATTTAAAAAATTTCCCTAAAATAAAATCTATGGATCCAAGCGCAAAATTCTACTTTCCCTCaaattcaaactcaaatccagattcaaatattttgattttatgaaaatctagcACGAGATGGGGGACCCTTGGCAGATAATGATAGATCTGCACCTCAAAATTATGagaattggaaaaaaaatataataataatgaataaAAATGGCCTACAACTTGCTGCACTATGGAATCAATCCAATAAGAGCCGAATTATCTCTCCACCATTTCGGACTATGAAGGAATCAAAGATGCATATAGTACCAAATTGCTAATAAAGCATTTATATTTATGCAAAGCGCTGACAAAGACATAGGCTTTGTGACATTCTCACACACAAATACCAGAAGTAACCCAGAAATGgggtttgtttttgttttttacaACAAATTTCGTCAAAACATCGAGTGGTCTGAAGTAATACCCAACTCAATTTTATTCTAACTAGAACTTCATGGAAACAACTTAGTAAAAATGTGTCAACGCGATTAGCATACCAAAAAGGTATTAGCATTACACAGTTGAGGCCATGTGCTTGATCAGATCGACCACACGGGAACTGCAATAGGACAGGGAATTAATCAGTGGCAGATGCTTGACATGGGTAACTTGGTGTTTCAAAAACTAAGAAATGCCCATACGAATCTGTTAAGGATAAATCAGAATTACCTGTAACCCCATTCATTGTCATACCAAGAGACAAGCTTGACGAAGGAGCTATTCAAAGCAATGCCAGCCTGAGCGTCGAAAATACTTGACCtgcaaattttatattaatatatataccatTAGTTTCCACGGGCAATTCCTATAACAATTGACTTGTTGGCTAGCGAGGACAGACATTCAAATGAAAATTCATCGAGCAGCACGAGCCTGGCCTTGAAGCCAAATAGAGAGCTTTTCTGTATAAAAGAATAGATTGCAAGATGCGCACCTGCTGTCACCAACAAAGTCAGTGGACACGACATGATCTTCAGTATAGCCTAAGATGCCTTTCAAATTTCCCTCAGATTCCTCCCTATTCAAAGCCGATGCACAATTATCAATTTATGAAAATGACGACATTGTAAGTCACCACAGATTCTTATTCAGAATAGCCAAGAAAACAATCGCATAAATTGAAAAAAGACTATGCCACACATACTTGATAGCTGCCTTAATTTGTTCATATGTAGCCTCCTTCGCCAATCTCACAGTGAGATCAACTACAGAAACATCAACAGTTGGTACACGGAATGACATCCCGGTCAATTTTCCATTCAGAGCTGGAAGAACTTTGCCAACAGCCTTCCaataaaacaacaaaacaaaagcAGGTATTAACGGTCAGATAAACCCCAAC comes from Henckelia pumila isolate YLH828 chromosome 4, ASM3356847v2, whole genome shotgun sequence and encodes:
- the LOC140861708 gene encoding protein PLASTID TRANSCRIPTIONALLY ACTIVE 10 is translated as MQNPEMQALQNPAFFTIFTPLPSKSLLKPKIFDKFLRPGKSFRTHFPPPFLVRAYSSDEYPVGDDDAFLAAYGPKEKESEEEARRRNWVERGWAPWEEILTPEADFARQSLNEGEEVPLKAPEAIEAFRMLSPKYRREKIAEMGLTVDEYYAKQFEIKGEIPEPLETLWAGPLVLAHVPPRDWPPRGWKVNKKELEFIRGAHKFYSAVRVDHEKLEDMVEKEEGGMCLERYNVFLKQYNEWVEANRDRLEEESYKHDQDYYPGRRKRGKDYKEEMYELPFYYAGQICAGKVTALHLYQGAFVDIGGVHDGWVPIKRNDWYWIRHHIKVGMNVIVEVLAKRDPYRYRFPIELRFVYPNIDHLIFNRFELPPIFHRDEDTNPDELRRDCGRAPIPRKDPGIKVEEEPLLSNHPYVDKLWQIHNAEQMILEDMAINPDKYKGKKLSDLTDEEEITEENRVEYGKAYHKKSLIPRMTVRISVKELDLEAALAERQLHNKQRKEAEKRGETYKITTLRRNEEMNEYDHIHWRRSFEERETLLRDISCRQALGLPLEEPGRNVDPSLLGKDQYDPDNPLYRYDYWGEPKNSEKSRQERMTDAHNKSIVGKGTVWYEMSYEDTIKQRMQREALGITHKQNEEDDYSEADGDEDDDDLDFDYSIFGLPTENAANQPHVNGTESLRLSDEGIFED